One window of uncultured Trichococcus sp. genomic DNA carries:
- a CDS encoding CtsR family transcriptional regulator, with product MHGQNMSDIIEAYIKKILNAEEQIEIRRNEMADRFNCVPSQINYVINTRFTEQQGYSVESKRGGGGYIRIMKVKILDQAELLDKLIAIVGESITQKDAFAVTQNLYSRGIITKREGNLMLSVLDKSLAPYTGEYEERIRALLLRNFLNSLRFE from the coding sequence ATGCATGGTCAGAACATGTCAGATATCATCGAAGCGTATATCAAAAAGATTCTGAATGCAGAAGAGCAGATTGAAATCAGACGGAATGAAATGGCAGATCGTTTCAATTGTGTACCTTCACAGATCAACTATGTCATCAATACCCGGTTTACGGAACAGCAAGGCTACTCGGTCGAAAGCAAACGCGGCGGGGGCGGCTATATACGCATCATGAAGGTGAAGATCCTGGATCAAGCGGAATTGTTGGATAAGCTGATCGCTATAGTAGGCGAAAGCATCACCCAGAAAGATGCGTTTGCGGTAACCCAAAATCTGTACAGTCGCGGTATCATAACGAAACGCGAAGGAAACCTGATGTTGTCGGTATTGGATAAGTCACTTGCCCCATACACAGGCGAATACGAAGAAAGAATACGAGCCTTGCTGTTGAGGAATTTCTTGAACAGCTTACGCTTTGAATAG